The genome window gcagccttacacatagaaaTTGTGTTCCGTgagtttgtgtaatttgtggCTGACCTCTGGCCATGTCGACCATGCCAGGTTAGGAAAAACATATCACTTTGTAGTACCTCTCTTCCTTGGGGAAGAGCCTGTCACTACTTGTCATATTCCTGGACTCGTCTGAGGTCGAGGTCTCCTACGACCAGTGTCTACTTCCGCACCCTATAGTCACggtagcgtctgaggctctGTTGGCATCAGACTGTTTGAATTTTGAGCATGTTTGCGGGACTCTTCGCTCGAGTTTGTATTGTCCTCTCGCTGCGCCTCCTGGTCGTACGAGGCTACGTGCGTTCTCCGACTGGCGACTTGAGTCCCGTTATCCATAATTATGtgatttggactgccaaaccgcactactaGCTcctgtatgaacttaatcgttgCTGCgacggtgatcttcctgacgggctcattctctatccacttggtgaatttgtcgattgccacgagcaggaattcaaaacctttTGGGGCTTTTAGAGAACGATCCTATGATAATGAGTCTCAGACAATGAAAGGACAAGAGAGTAGTACGGTTTGCTGTGCTTGGGTTTGTAGCTTGGCATATTGGCCATGGTTCTGACATGACCCGCACCGTTTCATCGGCTCGTAAGCATCTTGAAGGGCTATGGGTTAATAGAATCCTTACTGGAATGTTTTCCCGAccagagtgcggtatgaagcgcGGCTACCACATGTCTCCGAGGATGTTGGGGAACACTGTGCTCCCCCTTCCcgagtgatgtatttcagtaaaagtCTGTTGCTCCTTTGACGCTAGAGGTGTTCCCTTACCCAAGAGTATTTGTGGTCCTAGCCCGTGACCCTTTCTACCGACCCATCATCGTCAGAGGCTGCTTGATTTTGAAGGTAGTCTAAGATCTAATCCATTCAAGTCATACTCGAATcaagcagggcgaccacatgatggccacctgaggtcgacggtgttgcctccaaaggtgttacctctGGTGCTCAGTTTCCAAGCGGAGGATCCCTTCCACATTGGTCCGAGACTGTGGTGGGTGGttgtgtgaatcttttttcaaagactccaaTCGGGACAGGTGCGTAAGAAGAGGCTAGACAGACCAGCTCATCGGTTAGGAAATTGttcttgcgagggacgtgctagACTTTAAAACCGATGGAGCGTTGCTTTAGCTCTCACTTTGGAGAGTTATGTCACCATCGTCTAGTCCAAGCACAGGAAACCCTTCGCACTCAGTTTACGGCCAGTAGTGAGTCCCTCATTGCTAGTGGGCGTTTTACCCCTCGTGCGGATGCTGCTCGTATTCTAGATAAGAGGCTCTCATACTCCGCAACATTGTTTGGTGGTctgaaaatttaattaaaatgtgTTCCTGAAGGTGTCGCTGGCCGCTGGGGTTGAGATCGCTCCAGCCCCCAGTCCAATCAACGTGAACAACCTACCAACAAGTGTGGTCCTGTGTCTGTTCGTCTCTGGTCGCAGAAAGCACCCTCGCCTGTACAGGAGGAGAAAAATGGTCACGTATTGAGATCCTGGAAGGCTGTCTCCATTCCTGGTATCCGTCGAAAGTGATCGTTCTTTCTATCAGAACTTAAAGAGCGGAAGGCTCTATTTCCTATCCACACAAGATGACCCTGGGACATCGGGGCCTATGCCGCTCTCTGTTGCATGgtcttttttgaattttgaaacctTCAGATTCTGATCCGATGTCTAAACTCTGGAGCGCACCGGGATCATCTGGGTCGTATCCCACAATGAATTCCCCGCGGTGACCGGGGTCCTCAgaacgggactcagcggttaCTGTGAATCCGGCCATGAGTAGCCCAATCCAATCTCTAACACTCACTGAAACGCAGAAACACATCTCCCTTACTTGGCGCaccaactgtcgagggttaatccatGACAATGATTCCAGGGTGTATCGGTCGAGGGACGCATGAACAACGCTTGCGGGGCGCAggggttatctaggttcaggcatttagaaggataatagccctacatcctctGTATTTGGTTATCAGTGTTTCGGAACTGGTTTTTCCTCCCTTTACAAACCggatcctcctctctttatataacaGAGAagaagaacttacaagtgggcccttTTTGCCTTGAAGATATTGTTGAGCCAGTCCCATCCATATACCTCCATGCTCACCTCACCCCAGTCAGCTGACCTGCCCTGCCCCATCATTGGTCTCGTACGCATGCCTGTGAAGCAGCCTGCCACGCCTGTGAGCCCGTCCAGTAGCAATTAACGCTATAGGACGGGGCATGGCACCTCTGTACTGGCCATAACTTGTCCGTCGGGGAGGAGTTTATAGGAAAGGAAAGATACTTGAGTGGAAAGCACTTAATGAGAATATATTGGATTGGTGAGTAATTGCCCTGCGACCAGCGAAGACTAGTTGCGAGATTTCCTTCTATGGTAAGGATCCTGGTCACATGAGCACAGACTGGTCGCGCGATGGGACTCTAGTCGAGAAAAAAATCTTCTGCCAACTGGAATCGTCAGCTATGGGACCATAGAACAGGGACCCCCTACTCTATATACCGACAGTGAAGATTAACTTATATTTGAAATTTTAAGCTGAGCTTGCATGTTTATCCAAATGACCTGTATATTCAGTGTAAGCCGTTGACAGCAGCATAAATCGCAACAATTTGTTTTTCAATTGGAAGGCTACAGAATGGAATTTACGAAAGCCCATCTTTCCGACTTGTCACCTTCCCTGTCAGTTAGCAAGCGAGTCCATAAGAAGCGACCCACTTTTTCATACCATCCATGTTCTGTGATGCAAATACACCTGGATTTTAAGATCTGCTTGATACAGCTTTCCGGGTATACTGGCTGAAAAAGGCAGTTGCTATAGATGGAATTGGTAGCACAATTTAGGGGGAACACAATCTATTTTATGTTGCCATATTCAGGATTTCAGACTGCTTTGCCATTTGGTTCTTACTAATTGAGTTTTTGTGCATATTCTGAGTGTCTGAAGGTCTATCTGTACTtgttaaattcaaatctacACAACGAAGAGCAGAACCAAAAGTAATATATGCCAGTAGACCAGTAGATAACTTGGAAACTTGCTACTGTTGCTGAACTCGCATGCATTCTGACCTTCTATGTTTGACATTACTATTGTGCCTTCATTGTTGACATGTAGCTTCAAACACTGTTCGATCCCATAAGCTATCTCACTGCTACTCCCAGCCCCAATAATATCTTACTTCAGCGTTGCTTTCTTAAATCTCAGTTCAAGTAGTCTCCATCAAATATTGTGGCAACAATTCAATGAATGAACTTATTATAAACATACGACAATGAGATGGGAAAAGAACTGGAAGTTCAATGTTACTCCtttcattcttttttgtttgtcgTTTTAGCTTGTGAAAAGTGTTCTAAAACATGGTTAGTTTTCTTAATACCTGTGCACTCGTCTAAAAcgacaaacaaaaaagaatggaGGGGATACGATTTTGGAATGATTGGAGGAATATGGTATGTTAcgagaaataaaaaattgattatGGATCATGGAACTGCAGTTCCATCAAAAGAACTTGATATTACAAGAATAGGATACTATTAAACTTACATATGTTTATCATATGTCGTGACCATTCATTGAGTTAACCCTTTGATTAACTTTGAGATCTCTGGCTAGTTCATACCTTTTTTTCCCAACTAAGTATGCAATAGCAAACTTAATAAACCCTAtttcttgttttgttttatTGGTGCATACACAATACTGAGTATATTTAATATTGCTTTCCTGAGCTCTACTGACATGCTCCTTTTGCAGTGTCGCTGAAGCCAGAACTTTTTGAAGGATTGAGGTTTGACTTCACAAAAGGGTTAAATCAAAAGTTTTCGCTTAGCCACAGGTGAGGCCATAGCATAAGTGTTAGTAAAtatcttattttcatttttttttctagagcATATTCTAACAACTTCAACAGTGTTTTAATGGGCTCCTTAGAAGTACCATCTCAGTCACCTGACACTATAAAAGTTCCAACTGCACATTATGAATTCGGTGCCAATTTCTTAGACCCAAAGGTTTGTTTCATGACATCCATTGTCACCGTAGCATCTGGCAAAATGGTGTATTTCTTAACTTGTTTTGTTACTGCACATGAAATTGTTTCTAGTTAATGCTCATTGGAAGGGTGATGACTGATGGAAGGCTGAATGCTCGTGTGAAATGTGATTTGACAGACAATCTTACGCTAAAAGTGAATGCGCAGGTACATGGGTTAACTGGTCCATCctttgttttgttgcatatcttTGCTTTATTTCACTGTTGATTGTTCTTTCCCAGCTTACCCATGAGGCGCATTACTCCCAAGGGATGTTTAACTTTGATTACAAGGCCAGTATGACAATGCTTCTTCAGTCAATGAGTTTGTTCCAAGCTTTTATGACTAATTAATTATAACTTGCTTACTTGGCAAATAATTGTTTTTATTTCTAGTTCCATCCTAAATTTAGTTCCTGTATTATCACTTCACCTGTTTGTATAGGGCACTGACTATCGAGCACAATTTCAAATCGGAAACAATGCATTCTACGGTGCAAATTATATTCAGGTAAAGACCTTTGCAATACAGTTTACTTTCAACTCCATCACACTGTCACTTGCATGACCATAGGAAgatgaaaatgaagaaaaagaCTCTTTGGTTGTTTAAATATCACACAAAATTCAGTAACCTTTGGCTCGTTTCTTGATATTCACCTTTATGCTGTTTGATATTTGAGCGTCTTATATATCTTGTTTCTTAAGAATTTTATGATTTGGTTATTTATTTGTCATTATCTTACTCTCCTAATGTTGTGTATATGCTGTGGAACCAATTTATTTCGCATTATGGGCTTGTTTGAACCTTGCACTTGCTTTACAATTGTgaaaataaactatattttGGACTATAGGCTGAGTAAAGTTGATTTTCTAGGTTCAATGCCAAATTTGGAATAACTTGGCCACCTTTAGATTTGTGCATTTACTATTTCAGCTACAACTTACAGGGCTGTGCTAGTACAGGTTGATAGTTTCTGTGGTCTCTGCTTATTCACACTTGTTATTCAGGTTTTGTACTTTGCTAAGTGCCAAGCTCTTTAGTAGACTGAACAACTTTGCTTTATATGTTATCTTTGTATTGAAATTGAAGTAGTTAAGTAAATGTTCTTGTCCATTGAAATGCcgtgcaatttcttttttcgcTTTTCTAAATTAGCTAGCATTGTTATGATTATCAAGATCGACTAATCAAGTTTAACTTTTTCTGAGTGTGTTTCAGAGTGTTACACCAAACCTATCAATGGGAACTGAAATATTCTGGCTTGGCCAACAGAGGAAATCAGGAATTGGTTTTGCCTCTCGCTATAACACGGATAAAATGGTAACGAGTTGGTGCGATCCTCCTTTTTTTTGCATGTTATAATTAATATTGATGTAGTTCATGTTTTTCATCCCGACCATTCATTTTGCATAGAGGCTGAATTAGTTATTAACATGTAATATGTCCAAACTAGCTTGGGCCTTAATCGTCTAGCCTTTTCTGCCCACAACTGCCTTGTTTGATAATTGCGTGtttcgtttgttctggctttgTTTCGAGATTTGTGAGATCTTTGAGACTTTTGTTAGAAACAATTCTAGAGGACTTTTCTCTAAGTTACTTCCCTATTGTCATTTTGTCATTGAAAACTAGAAGGCGTAACAAGTGATCTCTTTTACTTTCCGTTGATACTCAACATGATGCCAGATCTAGAAATTCGGAGTTCAAGACCTGCCTGGCACAGTTTTGTGAAAAAATAGCTATGATCATTTAAGGATCCAATGGTTTGATCAGAAGAGTCACAAATGTGGTCCAGGTTTTGGTGGTTGTTGGGTTTATGTTGTAGCATTGTAGGCTTGGCGAACTGATTGGTGCATGAAATTAAACATCGTCAGGGAGCCAGCATAAAAGCTTCTTGTCATCATTGCTTTACTGACTAAGCTTTACTTGTGTGGCTAAAGCCTTAAGTGCATACTGTTGTTGTACATAGACATTGAAGTTGCTATAAGATGGAAGATaatcactattttctattatgaCCATTGCAGGTGGGTACTCTACAGGTCGCAAGCACTGGAATAGTTGCCTTAAGTTATGTCCAGAAAGTTTCTGAGAAGGTTGGATTTCCACCATGAGAACAGACAACTTTCACATGCTATGCTAACTTGATTCTAATGATACATTTATTCGCAGGTTGCCCTCGCATCTGACTTCATGTATAACCACATGTCAAAAGACGTGACTTCTAGCTTTGGTTATGATTACATGCTTAGGCAGGTCAGTGTCTTATAACACTTTGACAATTTGTGTCAGGTAGTATTGCATTAGCTATTGAGATCCTCCAAGTATTGTATCTCTGCGTCAAATTGTTTGCATGAATGATTATGCATGAACAGTATGAACATATTTACTCTCACCCTACAGTACACAAAGATATGAGATCCTTGTGTCCCTCTGTTCTGTAGTTCCTTTCTCATAGTTTTTGTGCTATTAAATTGTTGCAGTGCCGTCTAAGAGGTAAAATCGACTCAAATGGTGTTGTTGCTGCATACTTGGAGGAGAGATTGAACATGGGTGTCAACTTCCTTCTTTCTGCCGAGGTACGTACGAGTCGAATGGCAGTTCCAGCATACACGTTTTCTTTTTTGCTATTGCACTTGTTTCATTAACCAGAAGTAAATACCCTGAGGTTTACTGGAGTATTTTATTAACTTGCAATTTTGTGGTGCAGATTGATCATTCAAAGAAGAACTACAAGTTTGGTTTTGGAATGACTGTAGGAGAGTAATTCTGCAGAAACCATTGCTGTGGGGGCACATGAGATACTTGTGCAGTGGGCTTTGCATGAATGTCACAATATTTCAGGGCTCAGTTTTGAGTGAACAGGTTCTTGCCCTTGTGTGTCTTGGGAAAATATAGGAATAGACCATTGCTACTTTACAGAGTTTCTCTTTCTGTGTATTGGTGGTGTCTTTTCATCTGCTTGAGATAATATGACCGCGGGGGCCATGATTCTTTGTTTTGGATGGAACAAGCTTAATAGCTTTGGAATAATGTTGCTTATGCTGCTAGCGACCTTAGGTTTAACCCAAGGTCGCCACCAgcacaacatttttttttgtgtgtacgACCATCTTACACTAGCTGCAGAAAATTTTACGCTTTAAAGCTCCTGACCATCTGCCACATTTACTGTTCTCATGTGCGTCTGTTTATAAATGGCAAGTCAGAACATAATTTAGCATGTCAATCTGATTGTGTTAATCGAACGGTACTTGTTTTCATTCTCCCAGTACCGAAGCGATCTTCTTTTCCTCGGCTCCTGAGGCCTGAAAGATAATGTAGAAGTATATACTATGTATAAGCTGAAACAACACGTTTTGCTCCCGATGTCGTTTGTTTCATGAGGCGGAACCGTATCTACCTCGCTAATATTTGCAGTTGTAGTCCATAACATGGCTGGCCATTGCTTCAGTGTAGCTTTGGTGGACGATTGGACGTGGATCACGTATTTAATCCCATCGTCTTGGACGTCCATGTCAAGAAGACTAAGATATAAACCGACTTGCAAGTGGGATTCGCAAGTCGACTCAGGTCGGATTTGATTGTTTCGATGAAACTATGGCTATGAAACACGTGGTTATGTGCCACTATAAAATGCGATTTTTTGAGGGGAATATAGCCTTCATACTCTGCAATTTCAATTGGTCACGgtgcctgaaaaaaaaaaatggtcgAGGCCTGTACCAATATACTATTTTCACTTGATCTCCAAATATGATTGGACTATGTTGTCGGGTTAGAGTATCTTCAACAGATTTTCACTATATCTTTATATAGCCTCTCTAAAagatttcttttctatttctctaTGCGTTTCAACCGACTCTTTAAATCTCACTCTTTAAATTCAacttatctatattttattaatattctatagataaaaatattttcaatgacTTAATTTTGTAtgtgtttgaattcaaattgatttaaaagaagaatatcacatgaaatgataaaaatgcatataaatggagtattacaaaggaacttcttttttcaccatataacctagggttggaaataattatagaaattagtctatcacataagaagaatattaataaattttcccagttttttgggaatttattcaaggccttaacaattgttagaagttataaaaatagtatttttttggagaattttagtttaaattctacacaaacTTTTTATgttaattcaattaaaataagttgcaaATGTGTTATAGAACACGTACAAAgaattctataatttttagagcaacagaagACTATAGTTTTGAATAGAAAAGGTACAAGAAAATTGAAATTATCGAGTACTGTTCATAGTAGATCCACGTATCATCCTCTAATTCCTTTGTAGTGAAATCAAAGATGGCTAGCCTCTCCCGCTAGCTGGATGTGGGAAGCCAGGCGGAGCGAATAGCGAGTCCCAAAGATAAATTTGCAGATAGCGAGTCCATTGGAGCCCTTTTTTCCATCTTGCTCAATAAATTTGCGAGCCGGATAGCGTGCCTAATTGCTCTTAGCTTTGTCCCAAGAACAAAGGAGAGCGAGACCCATCCGGCAAGGAAGCCATGGCTCCTAATGGTGAGTGGTGGGCTAGTACTAGCCTACTACTATCACTAAACATCGGAATATTCATTTTTTTGTCATTTTATCGGAGTAGTAATTTCTCGCTAAGTATATAAATAGATTCTTCTAAATCTATGATAGTAAACCTAAGTAACAAATTTATCATTTTACTGGATACCAGGGTGATAAAAGAATCAAATGCCACTCTTGACATCCCCATCACTCGGTCTGCTCACGAATACAAACGCAGAAGCAGACACACACTGAGCAGTGAGCTCCCCCATCCCCACATGTCAAACAGAGCACAACCCACACGCTCCAGACATCAAGCAGCCCAAGACAAAGCAGCGACGGCGACGCCATGGCTATGATGATGCCACCCGCGGTGCTCGTGCTCCTCGCCCTCGCGGCCGCGGCTGCGCTGCTGCAGCCGGCGCGGGCGCAGATATCGGTCGCGCCCTGGGGCGCCCCCGCGCCGGCGCTGGAGTGCACGGGCGCGCTGCTGAACCTGACGTCGTGCCTGACGTACGTGGAGCGCCGGAGCTCCCTGACGTGGCCGGAAAAGGGCTGCTGCGGGGCGCTCGCGGGCGTCGTGGGCGGTGGCGACGAGGCCGCCTGCCTGTGCGGGCTCGTCGCTGGGTATGGCACGCGCGGGGTCCGGGTCGACCCCGTGCGCGCGCTCGCGCTGCCCACCATCTGCCGCATCGACGCGCCGCCGCCCAGGCTCTGCGCCGCGCTCGGCCTGCCCGTCGCCGAGCCgccgggcggcggcgccgcgccGGCGGAATCAGGTACGGCGTGCTACGGTCTGCCGCGTGCAGTTAACGCATACGCACCGTTCTTAGTACGTTCCTTTTCGTTGCGCTTTTCAGTGTGGCTGTCCCTGGTGGGATTTAGCATCCAATTAAAGAACTAGACAAGCACCGTAGGCAGGAAATCATCGTGTCAACGCCGTGCATTTTTTTACTTAGCCTAGATTCTGTCTtagttaatatatatatataaagagatgATGCCTTTTGCAGATTTCATTAGTTAAACCACCCCTACGAATCACTTGAACTCAGAACTTATAAATTACAAGGCTCCAATCCCTCCAACTATTAGCGTGCATATACAACAACGTGTAAGGGTAGGGTATTCTAGTCTTCTAGCTAAAAAAAAAACGCAACGGTAGAATGTAATTTCCTGCATACCTCTAGGCATTAGCAATACGTTCCAGTAGTTGAAACTCCTTTGATGAGTTCGACTGAGCAGTGTCGGCACTGACAACATCTCATCCAACGGCAGGGTCCGACGTACCGACGACCACACCGACAACGGCGTCCACGAACGGCGGCCCAGCGACGGTCCAGCAAACCTCAAGAAGTCCGTACCTGGTGGCTGTCCCACCCTGCCTCATTCTCTCCACGCTGCTGCTGTAACTAGCAAGTCATACAATACAGCTCGCAGCAGCGTAGAGTTGCTGCACATTTGTACAAGTGTAAATGTACACACGCGTTCCGCCGCCACCGATCGAATCAATTCGGCGTTCCGTCCATACAACAAACGGCCCCGGTTGGATTGCATATCGGCGTATCCGCGTATGTGCCCAACTGCCCACCGCCCAGCCAAATCAAATCAGCCGGTGGCGACTGATGGGAGCACCTGAGCCGCAGGCCGCAAAAGCGAAGCGGCCGACGGGACGGGACAAGGCGCTTCAAATCGTTAGAGGCGGCACGGCGCGGGGTGCTGGTCGATGCGTCGCGCCCGGCATGGACCGAGgggggcgcgcgcgcgcgcacggccAGCGTGTGACAGCTAGCTAGCTGTTTTGGTGGTTGGATTGGGTTGGGTCACACGAGACACGAACGCGGGACTTGGTTGCGGTGGCGAGGCCGAGGCGTGCCATGCCGGCCCGTACCGGGGGCAGCATACGATGATGACACGAGGCCGGCGGGAGGCGCGGGACCGTCGTGTGACCTGGCATTTGGACGTGCGTGCCTGGCCTAGCCGGTCGGTGGGGCTCGCCGGCAGGTGGATTATCGTTGTCGACCCGAGGCCAATGAGCTGCCTAAATTCGGCGGTCTGCTT of Phragmites australis chromosome 3, lpPhrAust1.1, whole genome shotgun sequence contains these proteins:
- the LOC133912409 gene encoding mitochondrial import receptor subunit TOM40-1-like, which encodes MGSVASAAAPPPSPPAQPQAGTPPYGVGLAGILPPRPEGEGKEEKVDYLNLPCPVPFEEIQREALMSLKPELFEGLRFDFTKGLNQKFSLSHSVLMGSLEVPSQSPDTIKVPTAHYEFGANFLDPKLMLIGRVMTDGRLNARVKCDLTDNLTLKVNAQLTHEAHYSQGMFNFDYKGTDYRAQFQIGNNAFYGANYIQSVTPNLSMGTEIFWLGQQRKSGIGFASRYNTDKMVGTLQVASTGIVALSYVQKVSEKVALASDFMYNHMSKDVTSSFGYDYMLRQCRLRGKIDSNGVVAAYLEERLNMGVNFLLSAEIDHSKKNYKFGFGMTVGE
- the LOC133911020 gene encoding non-specific lipid transfer protein GPI-anchored 2-like, with protein sequence MAMMMPPAVLVLLALAAAAALLQPARAQISVAPWGAPAPALECTGALLNLTSCLTYVERRSSLTWPEKGCCGALAGVVGGGDEAACLCGLVAGYGTRGVRVDPVRALALPTICRIDAPPPRLCAALGLPVAEPPGGGAAPAESGSDVPTTTPTTASTNGGPATVQQTSRSPYLVAVPPCLILSTLLL